A single region of the Vicia villosa cultivar HV-30 ecotype Madison, WI linkage group LG4, Vvil1.0, whole genome shotgun sequence genome encodes:
- the LOC131596180 gene encoding BURP domain-containing protein 12-like, producing the protein MKFHFFHIITFLMLLLVATNAETLPPQLYWKSILPNSPMPKVITNLLLSDSPMAKTITNLLLPGLDDGVKKSYSDGGEVEGKTDVIPKKLSNGFGYHDAVSEPNVNFKELSNGFGYHHAASEADGNSEELPNGFGYHHAASEADVNSKKLPNGFGYHLAASEPNVNSKELSNGFGYHHAASEADGNSRELPNGFGYHHAASDADVNSKILPNGFRYHLAASEADENSKELSNGFVYHHAASEADANSRELPNGFGYHHAGSESDINSREISNGFGYHHVASETDVNSRELPNGFGYHHGASEAYVNSRKLSNGFGYHHAASESGVTSGELPNGFGYNHAISGVDGNSKELPNGFGYHHGASEPDVNFRELPNGFGYHHATSEAGVKSEELPNGFGYHHAASEPDVNSGELPNGFGYNHAISGVDGNSKELPNGFRYHHAASKPDVNSGDLPNGFRYHHAASKSDVNSGDLSNGFRYHHAASKPNVNSGDSHNGFRYHHIASEAQLHDKPKATIFFFEKELHHGTKSYIRFAKTNPNNEAKFLPREVASSIPFSSKKLEYILNKLNIKKGSKGARIVNNTITDCEVESIKGEEKLCVTSLESMIDFSISKIGKNLEAVSTETYKESDFQQYKVITQGVKRLGEKNKAVVCHKQNYPYAVFFCHTTDTTKVYSVPLEAVDGSRVKAIVVCHTDTSQWNPKHFAFLELKVKVGTAPICHLLPQDHVAWISK; encoded by the exons ATGAAGTTTCATTTCTTTCACATTATTACCTTTCTCATG CTTCTGCTAGTGGCAACTAATGCTGAAACGTTACCACCTCAACTTTACTGGAAGTCCATACTCCCCAACTCTCCAATGCCGAAAGTCATCACTAATCTCCTACTTTCGGACTCACCGATGGCAAAAACCATCACTAATCTGCTACTCCCTG GTTTAGATGATGGAGTCAAAAAGAGCTACTCTGATGGAGGTGAAGTTGAAGGTAAGACAGATGTAATTCCTAAAAAATTATCTAATGGATTCGGTTACCATGATGCTGTAAGTGAGCCTAATGTAAATTTCAAGGAATTATCTAATGGGTTCGGTTACCATCATGCTGCAAGTGAGGCAGATGGAAATTCCGAAGAATTACCAAATGGGTTCGGTTACCATCATGCTGCAAGTGAGGCTGAtgtaaattccaaaaaattaccaAATGGATTCGGTTACCATCTTGCTGCAAGTGAGCCTAATGTAAATTCCAAGGAATTATCTAATGGGTTCGGTTACCATCATGCTGCAAGTGAGGCAGATGGAAATTCCAGAGAATTACCAAATGGGTTCGGTTACCATCATGCTGCAAGTGACGCTGATGTAAATTCTAAAATATTACCAAATGGATTCCGTTACCATCTTGCTGCAAGTGAGGCTGATGAAAATTCCAAAGAATTATCTAATGGGTTCGTTTACCATCATGCTGCAAGTGAGGCCGATGCAAATTCAAGAGAATTACCTAATGGTTTCGGTTACCATCATGCTGGAAGTGAGTCTGATATAAATTCTAGAGAAATATCTAATGGGTTTGGTTACCATCATGTTGCAAGTGAGACTGATGTAAATTCGAGAGAATTACCTAATGGGTTTGGTTACCATCATGGTGCAAGTGAGGCTTATgtaaattctagaaaattatctAATGGGTTCGGTTACCATCATGCTGCAAGTGAATCTGGTGTAACTTCAGGAGAATTACCTAATGGATTTGGTTACAATCATGCTATAAGTGGGGTTGATGGAAATTCTAAAGAATTACCTAATGGATTTGGTTACCATCATGGTGCAAGTGAGCCTGATGTAAATTTTAGAGAATTACCTAACGGGTTTGGTTACCATCATGCGACAAGTGAGGCTGGTGTGAAGTCCGAAGAATTACCTAATGGGTTCGGTTACCATCATGCTGCAAGTGAACCTGATGTAAATTCAGGAGAATTACCTAATGGATTTGGTTACAATCATGCTATAAGTGGGGTTGATGGAAATTCTAAAGAATTACCTAATGGGTTCCGTTACCATCATGCTGCAAGTAAGCCGGATGTAAATTCTGGAGATTTACCTAATGGGTTCCGTTACCATCATGCTGCAAGTAAGTCAGATGTAAATTCTGGAGATTTATCTAATGGGTTCCGTTACCATCATGCTGCAAGTAAGCCTAATGTAAATTCTGGAGATTCACATAATGGGTTCCGTTACCATCATATTGCTAGTGAGGCTCAATTGCATGATAAACCAAAAGCAACAATCTTCTTCTTTGAAAAGGAATTGCACCATGGAACAAAATCATACATTAGATTTGCCAAAACCAATCCAAATAACGAAGCAAAATTCTTGCCTAGAGAAGTTGCTAGTTCAATACCTTTTTCATCAAAAAAGTTGGAATACATACTCAACAAACTGAACATCAAGAAAGGGTCAAAGGGTGCTCGCATTGTGAACAACACAATCACTGACTGTGAAGTGGAAAGCATCAAAGGAGAAGAAAAACTTTGCGTAACATCATTGGAGTCCATGATTGATTTCTCTATTTCTAAAATTGGGAAAAATCTCGAGGCTGTTTCAACAGAAACGTACAAAGAGAGTGACTTTCAACAATATAAAGTAATAACACAAGGAGTGAAGAGGTTGGGGGAGAAGAACAAAGCTGTTGTGTGCCACAAACAGAATTACCCTTATGCAGTGTTTTTCTGCCACACAACAGATACAACTAAAGTTTACTCAGTGCCTTTGGAGGCTGTTGATGGAAGCAGGGTTAAAGCTATTGTTGTGTGTCACACTGATACATCTCAATGGAACCCAAAGCATTTTGCATTTTTAGAACTCAAAGTTAAAGTTGGAACTGCTCCTATTTGCCACCTACTACCTCAAGATCATGTGGCATGGATTTCCAAGTAG